A portion of the Gossypium arboreum isolate Shixiya-1 chromosome 8, ASM2569848v2, whole genome shotgun sequence genome contains these proteins:
- the LOC108478678 gene encoding MLO-like protein 13 yields METVESISLYYKPTWVVAAVCFVIILISLFAERGLNHLGKCLTHSNQDALFEALQKLKAELMLLGFISLLLNVFQGLISQICIPSHFESTMLPCKKHTEIKGHENYSPPAINNERHLLSEKSGNFSDHCSLQGKVPLLSTESFHELHILIFVVAIVHVVSCAVILVLGRARIRQWKPWEDSISTVPAGPAKVTHRHHLNNVLKKLAWGYWRRAAVISWIISFFKQFYSSVTMSEYIALREGFIMTNCLSHQEFDFHKDMVESLERDFRHVVGISWYQWLFAVVFLALNVEGWHTYFWLSFLPIVLLLLVGAKLEHIIVRLAQDVDVMKKHPGQESAWVRPSDEYFWFNRPRLLLDFIHFILFQNAFEIAFFFWILWTYGFHSCMMEKKGYIITRLIIGVIVQVLCSYITLPLYALVTKMGTASMAESVSVPMQSPGII; encoded by the exons ATGGAAACGGTAGAGTCTATCTCTCTCTATTATAAACCAACATGGGTTGTTGCAGCCGTCTGTTTTGTCATTATTCTTATATCTCTTTTCGCTGAAAGAGGCCTTAATCACCTTGGAAAG TGCCTGACGCATAGCAATCAAGATGCACTATTTGAAGCTTTACAGAAATTAAAAGCAG AGTTGATGCTACTGGGGTTCATTTCTCTTCTATTAAATGTCTTTCAAGGTCTAATAAGCCAAATCTGCATTCCGTCTCACTTTGAGTCCACTATGCTTCCATGCAAGAAGCACACCGAAATCAAAGGTCATGAAAACTATTCTCCTCCAGCCATAAACAATGAACGTCACCTGCTTTCGGAAAAGAGTGGCAATTTTTCAGATCATTGCTCACTTCAG GGGAAGGTCCCGTTATTATCAACGGAGTCATTTCATGAGCTACACATTTTAATCTTTGTAGTGGCAATTGTTCATGTAGTATCCTGTGCTGTTATATTGGTTCTTGGAAGAGCAAGG ATACGCCAATGGAAACCTTGGGAAGATTCGATTTCTACAGTACCAGCAG GTCCAGCTAAAGTCACTCATAGGCATCATCTCAATAACGTACTCAAAAAACTTGCATGGGGATATTGGAGAAGGGCAGCCGTCATAAGCTGGATT ATTTCATTTTTCAAACAGTTCTATAGCTCTGTTACCATGTCTGAGTACATAGCACTTCGAGAAGGTTTTATCATG ACCAATTGCCTTAGCCATCAAGAATTTGATTTTCACAAGGACATGGTGGAGTCACTTGAAAGGGACTTCAGACATGTGGTTGGCATAAG CTGGTATCAGTGGTTATTTGCGGTAGTGTTTTTGGCATTGAATGTGGAAG GATGGCATACGTATTTTTGGCTATCGTTTCTACCTATAGTG CTTCTACTTCTTGTTGGAGCCAAGTTAGAGCACATAATCGTCCGCTTAGCTCAGGATGTCGACGTGATGAAGAAGCATCCGGGACAGGAATCAGCGTGGGTGAGACCTTCTGACGAATACTTCTGGTTTAACCGTCCTCGCCTCCTTCTCGACTTTATTCACTTTATCCTATTCCAAAATGCCTTTGAGATTGCGTTCTTCTTCTGGATCTTG TGGACCTATGGTTTCCATTCATGCATGATGGAAAAAAAAGGCTATATCATCACTAGACTTATAATCGG TGTAATCGTTCAAGTTCTATGTAGTTACATCACACTGCCATTGTATGCTCTTGTCACTAAG ATGGGAACTGCTTCCATGGCGGAGTCGGTGTCGGTGCCGATGCAGTCACCTGGGataatttaa